The genomic DNA ACAACAGCACTAATTTAATGCCACAGAAATCAAATGTATCCAAGTTTcaccacacgcacgcacgcacgcacacacgcacacacacacacacacacacacacacacacacacacacacacacagaatgaactGTCCCATCAGACATACCACAGACTTTACACTCCACAGGAAGCTCCGTGTACTTGGCGTGGCACTGTGGACAAAAGTATCCTCCCAGAGACAGACCTGGaccactgctgctgtccagaTGACTAGGAGACACACACGAGGAGCAACACATGAGGAAATGTGCTGTAGTGCACAGTGGCTGCTCTCAGTCCTGCCCACGTGGTTAAAATCACACTGTTTCTACTTACGACATGCTGAATGAAGGCTTGGAATCCTGGTCAGTCAGAGAGGCGACGGTGTGCTGAGGGAAACCTGAGCAAACACAGCACTCCAATGAACTGGCTCTGAGACAAACATTCACTGAATGCTTTTATAGCTATGGTGATATTTTGATGCAGGGCAAGAAGGACCTTTATGGAACTGCTTTCTGGAAACAGTGAGAAACGTTTTATCAGTGCCTACCCTGTCAAATTTCATCTCTTCCCAGGGGTGCTGGGGGTAAAATAGGGAAGGACTGTTCCCAGTGATAAAAAGTCCAAAACGTAGTACTTTTCAATGGAATTATTTCAAATTGTTGCCACCAGGgaaaaaagatgctgaaattggcccactgcctctctgctcctttcattttcttcctctctctgtatcATGGCTTCACCTTTCTGAGCCCCTGATATTTGGCAAGGAATTCTTACTGAACTCAGTTTGCTTTACTGTTAACAGCACGTGTGTGTTCTGCACCTCTGTGTTTCAACCACACCACCACAACtacagcggggggggggggggggggtatccAATGACAAGTTGAAATATGTGTCAATGAtaacacaaaatgtatttatcGTGTAAACTGATATAAACTGTCATGTCAGTGATATTAGTCAGTAAATAAATTGTTCTACTTGATCCCATTTAAGGGTCAACCTTTGCATAGACCACCCTGCCCTCAGGACTTGTACCTTTGACCCCAGCTGACAGCAGGGCTGGCAGTAGTCTACCAGTGGAATTTTCTGTTTGGGTGCTTGCACATTGAAATTCATTTACAAATCTCTGCCTTTGCCCTCATAGTGATGTCTCCGTGCCTACAAAAGCAGCATGTAATGGATCTCACAGAGCACCATTCCATTCTTGGTGTCTGGTACAtctgatgtgttttatgtttccaGAGCTGATTCCTTCCCAAAGATGAGGACAGCATGTGTATACTGACCCATGCGTATTAAGGAGCATTCAGACGAGGAACTGGCTGGAGGAGGCTTGacatgcagcatcagcagctcttTGAAGTGACTCTCGTCCAGGATAACGTGGTACGAGCCGCCCGTCTCCCTGGtcaacactgtacacacacgGACCTCTGCTGACAGGCCGATCACTGACACCCGCACCTTCAGAGACTTCAGGGTCTGACAGGAGACACTCGGTTAGAGAAGTGTAAGCTGACATCAAATGGCACATATACAGTAAGCCTAGCAGCCGCCCACTGATTCAGGTAAGGGTTGAAGGTGACTTCACCTTGATCAGCTCATAGATGTTGGCTGGGTCACATGTGGTAAGGCTGCTGAGGATGATCAAGATCTCCCGGCTCGTATGTCCAGGCATGTGCCTTCAAACAGAGAGAGGCACCAGCTGTGTGACGTTCAGTAACATGACATAAACAGGTAAAGCTGGAAAAGTGCAGAACCTACTTGAGGGTCTGTATGGCCAGGCTGAGAGAGTTGTACAGGGACggctctccaacacacacagtgtccacTGCTTtcttcagagcagcagtgtgctTCTTTGGGTTTCCTGGTggtgaaacaaacaacacatctCATGACATTAAAGCCGCACTGGGTAACTTCACAGACAGGAGGCTGTGGCTGACAGCCATTGAACAGTCTCCACTGATGACAGAGGCAAAACATCTCACACTGCAGGGCGTAGCTTTCTCTGGACAGCGTGATGCTCGCTGTTGTTTAAAAAGACGGAGACACGTGGCCAATCGACTGTACGCATCATCACCAGGAATGTGACaattttctctgctgcagtaaCCACTGGTTGAAATGAGAAATCCTGACATTGTTAACTTGACCTTGGTGGTTTGAAAAGATAACGcagtaacattttcaaaattCTGTACATGGAGCTCAGAGAAAAAGCACTTCTTTAGGCATCATCCAGCATCTAAGTCACACGCATCGCATCGATGTCGTGTGACGCTGCTGTCTGAACATTTCAAGGCATCGAGCAGCACAGGAGCAGCCAacctttctgttttcctttgatATGTGAGAGTATTCCTGATCAAATTGTTCATCAACACTGACGCCTGGGACTGACACTTTGTTTCTGATTTTAAACTGAGCCTGACGGTGAAGTAGGCTATTTTCATATTCAAACctgttttaaactaaaatgaaaattatCACTcgatgtgaaatgtcagtactgatggttcatattcatatcaatgtgcaatatcagtattgtttgctcatatttcattactccttgtttatattgtttggttgatatttaatatttaatgtccttttactgatgccttctatgtttgctatccacttttgctgctttaatacctgaaatttccccactgtgggcctaataaaggtatatcttatcttatcttaaaatgCTTTACATATTAAGATAAGGATTACACAATAAAGACTCAATAAATAATGAGAATGAAGGAGAAAACATGCCAtcagaaataataaaatcaaagaACAGAGTCACAtaataacaaaagaaaagacataggaaaaaagttgaattaaaatgatgaaataatgataaaaccctaaaatacacaataaatGATAGTAAACCCATGAAGTCTGAAACGAGGAACAGCCTAGGTTGCAAAATGTAGACAAAGATATTTATTTGGTGCCTTTTTATTGGCCATTAATCTCACGTTTATGCATGTATTGTCAAAAAAAATAGACCTGAAGTGTAATGAAAAGCCTCAGGTCACAGTTACGCCCATGAGACACAAGTCTGCATGGAGCtggtgcagacagctgcagagattAAACTGAGAGAGAATCTGTTGCACGAGATGGGCAAGTAAAAAACACCTCTGACACGCTTATGGCTGACACAGGGTTACACCGAAGGGTGCAGCCTGACATGAGCGGTTTACGTGATCCTCACCTGCCAGATCAGTCAGCTTCTCGGCCCTTTTATTCTTCGTGGTGATGATGCCCACCTGAAGACAAAGAACACATGCTTTTGGTCAAATAACAGCCACTGGCAGAGCCGTCCTGGtctatttctgttttctccaaTACATTCACCTGAATCTGCTGCGTTCAAACTGAGCTGATGGGATTCAACTGTAAAGGCTCAATACAGAACTCATGACTGCAGAAACATACCTGACTGATGGGGTTCTGGTCAAAATATTCATCGACAAAAGCTTCCATCAGCtgaagaaagatggagaaagaagaCGTCACTCGCAGTTAATCATACTGTGCCGCTGCTGCTGGACAGTGTGATGCTCTGCCACACAGTTTACCTTTAGGGTAGAGGCGAGGCGGGTTGGTTTCAGGTCCTGGTCTTCCATACTCCTTGAACAGTCAATCACCACATAAAGGTGACGCATCTAGAGCACACGACATCCCATAAtgtcttgacatttttggtAATGATACATTCTAAACAGGAGACTTTCTTTTCCTAATAGAAAAATACACTAATGTGTCTGATGATGACGACAGTATCACAACCTGAAATCTATCAACACAGTTATATATAATCAAAGTTAACCAAAAGTGTTACTAATATGTAGAAGTAGTGCGATGCAGCCGCCATGCTGACATGGGGTCTGGATTTAGAAGCTTACAGCTAATGAGTGAGGCTCAAGGTTCTTTAGGAAGGAGGCACAATCACTCACCATTCCAAGCCTCACTTGTCCATGGCTCTCTGTCACCCTACGAGGTAAACAAGGTAGCAGGTAAGTTTGTAGCaataacagtaaaaacaataaaaaccttTTAGTGCATTAACTGATTTCTTCTTGGAACTGACCAGTGCAAAATTTGACATAACACTGTTTACGCAGCAGGAAGGGGATGACAGAGTTAGAGCGCTGAGcagaacataaacacatttgATCATCTGCTCATGTActcaaagaaaacagcacaaagataAGATGTCTGACTTATTCTCAGTGTAGCAGACAGCAGGTCTCCTTCAGATCataacagagaagaagagtctgAAGAAAGACAACGCCAGCACTGAGCATGGAGTCTTAACAACAACTACTTATACATTCTATCAGTCTCATGTGTCTTTTATTGCTCtcagaagaaacacacacacacacacacacacacacaccttttcctTTTGGACTGGAACAGGATCTCTTCCACGGTGGCTTTGAGTGAGCCTGATTCGTCCTCCTTCAGCACCTCCCTGTAGGAGTAAACACGGGACATGGCACAACATCGCATCAAAAGACAAAACGTATCTCAGTTTAAAAACGTCCATAGCTCAGTGTCGCAGTCTTACCATGTCCTCTCATAGCCCCCCTCCCAGCGCTTGGCTCTCTCTGGTTCTTCATCCATTATGTCTGCCGCTCAGACTCAACTAAGCACAAGAGGACCTTCCAGTTAATCAACTACATTTTGTACATTCCGCTATATCTATTCAAACTTTGTTGGATAAAGTGTTTTCTCGGCTGCAACTGACTGCACGAAGTCATTAACTCTGAATACATCCAGCTAGCTAACAACTACGTTAACGAGCATTTTGGTGTTTGAAGTAATTCAAAGAAGCATTTTGAACCCAGTTATGATTCGTGATCATCACCTCGTCATCCAACGCTGGTTAATATATTGTGTGATACAGAATTTCCTGTACGCCAGTGAAAACATTCAGAGGTACCTGCTATACCAGTGCAGTGCGACGCCAGCTGGTGCGACGCAGGTTTTTGTCCGGAAGGAAACATGCTCTCCAGAGAAAGGATCCGCTCAGTTAACGTATTCTTTACATCGCATCTACTACAACGAACAGCGGAGCAAGTAACACGACGGGTTTTATTTACACAAAACCATACACAACGAGCTCATTACTACcttacattttttattaaaagCTTGCAGCCTTGCTTTCTCCAAACCGTATACAAACTGATCTGTGACTACACACCAAAACGTACACGTTACATAAATCAGTTCAGAGAAAGCAATTGGTtcataaatgacaaatataATGACAAGAATTGAtcatttgctttaaaaaaaaaagtggaaatgagaaatgaaattTATTACAGTAGAAGACAAATGTTACAGCACAAGGCACCAGAGGCattattaatcaattagttaCACTTGAGCTTTTCCTTCTAATATCAACCATAACAAAGGTTTATAATGAGAACTTCCAAGGACAGAGAGTTTTCATCatttacagaaaacagcacaaaaatgacagaaaagctTCCTACAGAAAAATTTAAATGCTTTCTAAagactaaaaataaacattatttacaAGGACTGGTCAGGGAGTTGATGATGCCAAGCAAATTCATGTCTTAGCTCCACTTTCATTGTACATGACACATGTTTAAAAAAGCCTATAAAAGAAGCACAATAACTGCTTGATAAAAGTCACCAGTACTGAAACAAAACATCTCAcgtcacatctctcactttctcacttGAGGagagaaataattaaaatacaaCATCTAAATAGTTCTTCATGAAACTCACAGAGGCTGAAGAATTGATCAGAGACAACAGGGAAAAAGACTCCACTGCCTTCACACCCTCGCTTCTGGAAACATCTTAGATGACTTTGGTACAGATGGAATATAAAAGCAACAGGCTCTCACTATAGTGATGCCACCCAGCTCTGAGATGAACTCAAACACAGTGGGGTGGGAAACTGCAGATTTGTCTCTTTCCCAGCATGAGGGGGTCAGAGGTGAAGCTTCAAGGTCGGCGGTCATAGTCGCTGATCTTCTTCTTGATGTGAGACAGTTTGGACCTGAGATATTTACACCTCTTCTTCTTAATCTCATAGTTTGGAGACTGGAGAGGAAAATAAGTTGATTTTATTCACAAAATAACTTTTTCAGTTGTGTTATTCACATTGCATTTGCTGCTGGAAATGTCTGCATGTGCCGTACCTTCTTGAGATTCTTCAGTCTGGTGAGTTCATCCATGGCATCCTAAGATCAGAAAGGTAGCCGTCAAGTGGCTAGTCTAAAGACAGCGCCGtcccacagtcacacacaaatTGGCAAATTGGTTGTATGCTTAAACCAAGTTTTCTCACCCTTTCTGGTCCTTGATGACCCCATTTTCCAGTCCAAAATTTCTTACTACCCCCACAATGAAAGATGTGTGAAAAGTGCTATGACATACTTTGAAACTCTGTCCTAAACTGAATGTAAAGCTCACAGTAACTTTATCCCAACAGCATTTTCCTGTCCATGTTCTCATCGCTTGGCCCCATTCTCATCTTTATCTAAAGCAAATTCTATCCATCATCATGACCACAGATTTTAGTTCTCTGAGGAAGGGCAGCCTGGCCATGGTCACCTCAAAGAGCCAAAACTCAAACCAGCACTGCCACACTCACCAGGAACTGTGGACTGCCCTCAGGGTGTCGATCCAGCTGCCTGTTCAGGTCAGCTAGGTCCTGGTTGATGCTGTCCAGCTCAGCCTGCAGGCTCTTGTATTCCTGGTGATCCCGGTCAAATTCCCGTTTGTAGTTCAGACGCTCCAGCTCGTCCACAATCGAAGGAAACAtactgcagaggacagcagaaTGAAATGAACGTGGGCAACTAGACACTGATAGTAATACCCTCGCTTAGATACattgcactgcacacacaacatgGATTTAtggtgaataaataaaaatcaaacgCGGTCAAAGCTTAAAACCACTCTCATAACTATCTTCGGCGGTCAGACCCCTTCACATCCACTCACATGCTGAAGTCCTCCTCTTCCAGGTCATCTCCAGACTCCACACCAGTGTCATAGTCCCTCAGCCTGGGCTTCAGGCctgtcacagagctgctgatgtctGAGTCCCTGCAACAGCAGTAGTGCCATTATATTACAAAGCTAGCTCATTGGAGGATGAGCATTGGTAAGCAAAGGTAAACTACCATTTTTCTCCAACAATTTGGTTTTGTGGGATGTAATGAGTTACTAGAGCCTCATGGGGCTGCTAGCGTCTCCATAGACCGctcttgttttttcttataTGTGGATATTTTGTACACGCCAGTAAGCTCATATTTTTCAAACTTTATATTCCATAAATCATCAGCACAGTGTGGAAAAACTTAATCAGCAACACACGTGCAGTGTCTTTATTGTAACAGCTCTGTATGTAAGTAAACTATACCTGACATGAAACAATGACTATGGGGTTAAAGTACTGACTCTTTCATTTGAGGATGTTCATATTCACATGTAAAAAAATGAACTTCTTGTTTTACTCctgacactttttatttttttcatcagaTCAGCGGACATTGTCCCTTCACATCAGTTCAAGTTAGCCTACTGTAGACAAAGTTCAGATCAGTGTCAGAAGATTGAGCTGACAAAGACCaacatcttaaaaaaacaaaaggcccTTGTGAGGTGTACTGTATGACGCATAGCTCACCCTGGCAGGTAAAGAGGCTTGCTGTGGTCCAGGTGGTCCAGATAATCTCTGGAACCCCCAACTTTGTCATTATGGTCACTCACCAGCACCTCTGGTTCACCAGAGACATTGTTCACCTAAAGCAGAGACAAGGTCAGACAGTTTTCAGAAGAGTTTGACAGACAACATGTTATTACAGATAGAAGTCTGACGTTCAGCTGTGGAGGGATAATTGTGATGTGAAATAAAATACGgttatgtaaaaaaaagtttttttaaaaaaatcaagcaGTAGTTAAGAGGTTTAAGATCAATTTTCTAAAATGGTCAAAaggttaaaatgattttaaggAGATGCAGTATTTTGTTTCAGTCAGGTGCACTAAAATTAAAAGCACTTTTCAAAAGTTCCCACCTGATTCATGGAACAAAAAACAAGAGCCAGTCAGCACAGTGTATCTGATAAAGCCCATCTGAGTGACGAAGCAGTTCTGAAAGCAACAACTGTACATTTCCAGTCCAGGCTTTATAAATGAAAAGATAACTGTGTATAAAGTATAATATAGTAATATATAATAAGTATCATATAAAGTGGGAGAGATGAGATTATCTATATGAAATCTGAATGTGAGTTTTTCCATCTAGATATTTCTATTCCGTAACCCTCTCCATCATAAATCTGCTTGTATTTGAAATATCAGCATCAGTAGAGTCTACAGCTCTGGCCCTggcagaaaacatgaatttgtTGTATCAGCAGTTAGTAGAAGTCTTAGGTCTTAAAGATCGTCCTGCAGAAAGTTTAAGGACGGCTATAAAATGTTCGATGCGAGATGTACAGAATCCATAACATAATACAGCACTGTGTCATCTGCCTACACATGGGCATGACAGTCTGCCAAAgatgaaatgttgctgttgataTAAATAGTAAAAAGACTGGACCTGATATGGACCGATAACAGCAGTTACAGTACTAGGCTCAAAATGGAGGCTCCGCACAGAAATACTGATCATTTACCACAAATTCCAAGACCTTTGCCAGACAAGGCAGATTGGAAATTGGTGTACAGTTGTTAAAGTTGTCCTTGTCACCTTCCTTATGCAGGGGTATAACATACCCTTActacaaatgaaagaaattgaaaaattgaaatttGAGTTATTTGCTCTGAGACAATTTAGGCTAAGAGGCgaagaaaaaaaggattcaGATTGTCCTCTCCAATACGTTTCCTGGGATCTAAGGCAACGAGGGCATCTTTAACTACACTTGAAAAGACAGAATCTAGGCTAAACACAGCACTGCCAAGAATTTATTGTCATCGATTAGAGAGGGATTTATTCCCCTGTTCTCAACAGGGTGACCAgctgctacaaaatatgtacgAAAAGCATAACTGGTCAAACAGGAGTAGACAGTAAGGCTGAGCAGTGACGTAGTCTCTGAGTGATCAGGTATGGGGGGTAGACAGTCGTGCTGGAAGGGTTTCGGTTTGGGCCgattttaatgttaaaagcATACTGTTTCCCagaagctgtttgtcttctcaaTTGAGATGAAAGCTGTTGTGGGCAAATCAATGTCACAAATGAAGTTCAGTCAAATAGCGAAGTGTTGgatgcagtgtttttggagcttgagcCATATTTAAAACTGAATGTCAGAATGTCTTCAGTTGCTTCAATTTTGAAGTGCCTCTCACAAGTCCCTGTCATGTGATAAACAACTAGGTCATATTTTTAGACTTTTACACCATGTGACAACCTGCCACTTCAAACTACTTTAATGACTTCACACTGCGTCTTATAAAAGACTACTTTTTACAATGACTATGTATATTATATATGCAGAATACACATCAGTCTTAATTACAAAACTTCTcggataattttttttcttgatttcagCCACTGTTTTACAGAAACtaaagataaaaaatatatgtaagACATTAAAGATTTCCATTTTATGATGCATTTTCCTCCTAGAAAAGGTTGCTTGCCTGAGGTTTCGGTCAGGTTTTCCTGAGGCTCCTCTCATACTTGCCCTAGTTTATCATATGGAGAGAACAGGTTGCTGAAGTATAAACATTGTGGTTGTATGTGGTGTTCACCAGGATCAACCGGTTCTTCTACTTCTCCCTGTATGCCTGAATACCACTGATACCATCACTACCATCAACAAGGAAGCCTGAGTCGATGTTTCTCAGCCAGCACAACAGCTGAAATGTCAGGTCTGAATGCATTGCTGGGAAAGTTCACCTACAACAAAACCTACGTATGCTGGTGTAGAAATAGTTTTCACATTAACCGTTTCATTTGTTCCACCGTCCTCAGAATGCAAACCATGCCATGTAAGGACATGTGGATTTCTCTGAATGCTCTTTTGTACACCTACTCCTTAGCAGTTCAAAGTGTTGTTTTGATACTGTACGTTTTAATAGCAGTTGGAtaagtttttgtatttttagaaCTCATCATCCTAACAACACAGCACATCATACTGCAACTGAGAGTGGCTTAACAGGCCACACCCAGAAACTGCAAAAGAAACCAACCCATTCCTgagtcctcacacacacacacacacacacacacacacacacacacacacacacacacacacacacaca from Chaetodon trifascialis isolate fChaTrf1 chromosome 6, fChaTrf1.hap1, whole genome shotgun sequence includes the following:
- the gtf2h2 gene encoding general transcription factor IIH subunit 2, with protein sequence MDEEPERAKRWEGGYERTWEVLKEDESGSLKATVEEILFQSKRKRVTESHGQVRLGMMRHLYVVIDCSRSMEDQDLKPTRLASTLKLMEAFVDEYFDQNPISQVGIITTKNKRAEKLTDLAGNPKKHTAALKKAVDTVCVGEPSLYNSLSLAIQTLKHMPGHTSREILIILSSLTTCDPANIYELIKTLKSLKVRVSVIGLSAEVRVCTVLTRETGGSYHVILDESHFKELLMLHVKPPPASSSSECSLIRMGFPQHTVASLTDQDSKPSFSMSHLDSSSGPGLSLGGYFCPQCHAKYTELPVECKVCGLTLVLAPHLARSFHHLFPLQAFIETPVEELQEDRFCQACQGELKDKTMFTCPSCRSAVCVECDLFIHDSLHCCPCCIHNQSAT